One part of the Rothia sp. ZJ932 genome encodes these proteins:
- a CDS encoding glycosyltransferase family 2 protein → MQKSAPHGELRVLVIMPAWNEEETIGQTIAELQVKRPDLDLIVVNDGSIDQTSQVAQAAGAKVIELPYNMGVGAAMRTGYKYARYKNYDVALQMDSDGQHLPEYIETLLDGLQRADIVIGSRFAGKSDYEVSGPRKWAMSLLSVMFTQISGEKFTDVTSGFKAANHRGIQQYCDFYPAEYLGDTIDATVMAIRSGCKVVQVPVQMRERQGGTPSSGPIKSAIYLVRSFFAFAISMTRQKTSREG, encoded by the coding sequence ATGCAAAAATCTGCACCGCACGGTGAGTTGCGCGTACTGGTTATTATGCCTGCGTGGAATGAAGAGGAAACCATTGGGCAGACGATTGCTGAGCTGCAGGTAAAGCGTCCTGACTTGGATTTGATCGTTGTCAATGACGGTTCAATTGATCAGACGTCTCAGGTTGCTCAGGCTGCCGGTGCAAAGGTGATTGAGTTGCCTTACAACATGGGTGTGGGTGCTGCAATGCGTACCGGCTATAAGTATGCCCGCTACAAGAACTACGACGTTGCTCTACAGATGGACTCCGACGGGCAGCACCTGCCTGAATATATTGAAACTCTTCTAGACGGTTTGCAGCGGGCTGATATTGTGATTGGCTCCCGTTTTGCAGGGAAAAGTGATTACGAAGTGTCAGGCCCTCGCAAGTGGGCAATGAGCCTGCTGTCGGTTATGTTTACCCAGATTTCTGGTGAGAAATTTACCGATGTCACCAGCGGCTTTAAAGCGGCTAACCACAGGGGTATTCAGCAGTACTGCGATTTCTACCCGGCTGAATACTTAGGCGACACTATTGATGCTACGGTGATGGCTATTCGCTCTGGATGCAAAGTGGTTCAAGTACCGGTGCAGATGCGAGAGCGGCAGGGCGGCACGCCGTCTTCTGGTCCTATTAAGTCAGCGATTTACCTGGTACGTTCCTTCTTTGCTTTCGCTATTTCGATGACCCGTCAGAAGACCTCCAGAGAGGGGTAA
- a CDS encoding family 16 glycosylhydrolase has protein sequence MLTLSRRSVLASSIAGAATLAFVPAANANTLALNSAELPAGRLRFTPINDVTYVNPFAQAFTANPSTGSRFIPAPEPSPSDALVSAHFDTVSPRSGSVYPRVILRRSADGRDFYAAALAITSYRQYEFTIERIINNRTTVIKHQILNIARPLIDQELSFDLALSARARHLEAQVVFAGQPAIRIAADDINVPLSGMPQGTGTGVSGYVSRHAPAATKLNVSQATAGEWGQFRGSMVQPGWGQVIFEDDFDNAAYYGTGTVDGSKWRIRNNDYVGYDQAVILSDAVTVQDSVAKIWLKKLPASQEHIYRDGKVRNWATGYIDTIGKFSAEYFRLEYRAKQPVSRPEHIGAWGGIWMRPDNTKLLGEIDISESYGYTSGKQSFDPTNRSEASVHYGQQQGNKSKHNKMIPVLGQVLADEYHTWAVEKTPAGIRFYFDDIEYMFVSSNNPRYATALPTGANFNIRLSMQAGNAWWGGMADSTRDCALEVDYVRVWAYLG, from the coding sequence ATGCTTACTCTTTCACGTCGCTCAGTTCTAGCATCATCAATCGCAGGCGCAGCAACCCTCGCCTTCGTGCCTGCAGCAAATGCAAACACCCTTGCACTCAACAGCGCAGAGTTGCCCGCAGGTCGCCTCCGCTTCACCCCCATCAACGACGTCACCTACGTCAATCCCTTTGCGCAGGCGTTCACTGCAAACCCCAGCACCGGCTCCCGCTTCATCCCAGCACCCGAGCCCTCCCCCTCCGACGCGCTGGTATCAGCACACTTTGACACCGTCTCACCCCGCTCAGGCTCCGTTTACCCCCGCGTGATCCTCCGCCGCTCAGCAGATGGCAGGGACTTCTACGCAGCAGCACTGGCAATCACCTCATACCGCCAGTACGAGTTCACCATTGAGCGCATTATCAACAACCGAACCACCGTCATCAAGCATCAGATTCTCAACATTGCCCGCCCTCTCATTGACCAGGAACTCTCCTTCGACTTGGCATTGAGCGCCCGCGCTCGTCACCTCGAAGCACAGGTTGTTTTCGCAGGTCAGCCCGCGATTCGCATCGCAGCAGATGACATCAACGTACCCCTTTCAGGTATGCCCCAGGGCACCGGCACCGGCGTCAGCGGTTACGTTTCACGCCACGCTCCCGCCGCCACCAAGCTCAACGTTTCACAGGCAACCGCAGGCGAATGGGGCCAGTTCCGTGGCTCAATGGTTCAGCCCGGCTGGGGGCAGGTCATCTTCGAAGACGACTTCGACAACGCCGCCTACTACGGCACCGGCACCGTCGATGGCTCAAAGTGGCGAATCCGTAACAACGATTATGTTGGCTACGATCAGGCAGTTATCCTCTCAGATGCTGTCACCGTTCAGGATTCAGTTGCGAAGATCTGGCTGAAAAAGCTCCCCGCAAGTCAGGAACACATCTACCGCGACGGCAAGGTACGCAACTGGGCAACCGGTTATATCGACACCATCGGCAAGTTCTCAGCAGAGTACTTCCGCCTCGAATACCGCGCAAAGCAACCCGTTTCACGTCCCGAACACATCGGCGCATGGGGTGGCATCTGGATGCGCCCCGACAACACCAAACTGCTTGGCGAGATCGACATCTCAGAGTCATACGGCTACACCTCAGGCAAGCAGAGCTTTGACCCGACCAACCGCTCAGAAGCGTCCGTACACTACGGTCAGCAGCAGGGCAACAAGTCCAAGCACAACAAAATGATTCCGGTTCTGGGTCAGGTACTTGCAGACGAGTACCACACCTGGGCCGTTGAAAAGACCCCTGCGGGTATTCGTTTTTACTTTGACGACATTGAATACATGTTCGTCTCTTCAAACAACCCGCGCTATGCAACCGCGCTTCCCACCGGAGCGAACTTTAACATCCGCCTGAGCATGCAGGCTGGTAACGCTTGGTGGGGTGGCATGGCTGATAGCACCCGGGATTGCGCACTCGAAGTGGACTACGTCCGCGTGTGGGCATACCTGGGTTAG
- the argE gene encoding acetylornithine deacetylase, translating to MSALPDSFPWIEKLIAEPTVSETSNKGLLKILADEFDKYGFTPHYTYSDDGERANMFVTLPAHDGSTTGGVVISGHTDVVPVEGQDWNTDPFTATVKDGKLYGRGSSDMKAYIGVAMHLLPEFAQAKLAHPVHFAFSYDEEIGCVGAPRMIEDMVQRGLTPEFCVVGEPSMMQVIAAHKGAHRGRVTLRGVAKHASLAPHGVNSVAVAGKFITFFDELAQRWIEEGPFDRGFVTPFSTGGVTVARGGVQYNIIAQDTVLEYDFRALPTIDAQAVIDEIEAYVEALGEELRTRARSAEQLSGAEPGSLESQVSIKHELLARVPALGAKEGSPIITFGGEMGGIGEGAKVPYGTEGGQFQAAGVATIVCGPGDIAQAHTPNEWIELTQIEACEDFIRNILSWAQGK from the coding sequence ATGAGCGCCCTGCCAGACTCCTTCCCCTGGATTGAAAAGCTGATTGCCGAACCCACTGTCAGTGAAACCTCTAATAAAGGTCTGCTGAAGATTCTAGCGGACGAGTTTGATAAATATGGTTTCACCCCGCATTACACCTACAGTGACGACGGTGAGCGTGCCAATATGTTCGTGACGTTGCCTGCCCACGATGGCTCAACCACCGGTGGAGTGGTGATTTCAGGTCACACCGATGTGGTGCCCGTTGAGGGTCAAGATTGGAACACAGATCCCTTCACCGCCACCGTCAAAGACGGCAAACTCTACGGTCGCGGATCATCAGATATGAAAGCCTACATCGGTGTTGCCATGCACCTGCTGCCCGAATTTGCCCAGGCGAAGCTGGCGCATCCGGTACATTTCGCCTTCTCATACGACGAGGAAATCGGCTGCGTGGGAGCACCTCGCATGATCGAAGACATGGTACAGCGTGGTCTCACCCCCGAATTCTGCGTGGTGGGTGAGCCTTCTATGATGCAGGTTATCGCCGCGCACAAGGGCGCCCACCGCGGACGCGTCACCCTGCGCGGCGTTGCCAAGCACGCATCCCTCGCCCCGCACGGGGTCAACTCTGTGGCTGTAGCAGGAAAATTCATCACCTTCTTTGATGAACTGGCACAGCGGTGGATTGAAGAGGGCCCCTTCGATAGGGGGTTCGTCACACCCTTCTCGACTGGCGGCGTCACCGTGGCACGCGGCGGGGTACAATACAACATCATCGCCCAAGACACCGTGCTCGAATACGACTTCAGGGCACTGCCCACTATCGACGCGCAAGCCGTCATCGATGAGATCGAAGCCTATGTTGAAGCCCTCGGCGAAGAGCTACGCACCCGCGCCCGCAGCGCCGAACAGCTCTCAGGAGCGGAACCCGGATCTCTGGAATCTCAGGTTTCCATTAAGCACGAACTTCTCGCGCGCGTGCCCGCCCTCGGCGCGAAAGAAGGCTCACCCATCATCACTTTCGGCGGCGAGATGGGCGGCATCGGTGAGGGCGCTAAGGTTCCCTACGGCACCGAAGGCGGGCAGTTTCAGGCAGCGGGCGTGGCAACCATCGTCTGCGGCCCCGGTGACATTGCCCAAGCACATACCCCTAACGAGTGGATTGAGCTCACCCAAATCGAAGCCTGCGAAGACTTTATACGTAACATTCTGAGCTGGGCGCAAGGCAAATAA
- a CDS encoding gluconokinase: MTTHEPTHLVVMGVSGTGKTSLALALAEQLNLTFAEGDDLHPKENIAKMSAGIPLNDEDRAPWLQLIARWMQETGATGQNTIVTCSALKRKYRDTLRCAGGRVLFLHLAGEKSLIAERMNARKNHFMPPALLDSQFETLEPLEADENGIVLDISGTQQEIMQDALAQLNSLR, translated from the coding sequence ATGACTACTCATGAACCCACCCATCTGGTGGTGATGGGCGTTTCAGGTACGGGCAAAACCAGCCTGGCTCTAGCCCTCGCCGAGCAGCTCAATCTCACCTTCGCAGAAGGAGACGATCTGCACCCGAAAGAAAATATTGCAAAAATGAGCGCGGGGATTCCCCTCAATGATGAAGACCGCGCGCCCTGGTTGCAACTCATCGCCCGCTGGATGCAAGAAACCGGTGCTACCGGTCAGAACACGATTGTGACCTGCTCCGCCCTGAAAAGGAAATACCGCGATACCCTGCGCTGTGCTGGTGGGCGCGTCCTCTTTCTTCACCTCGCCGGTGAAAAATCGTTAATCGCCGAGCGTATGAACGCCCGCAAAAACCACTTCATGCCACCTGCCTTGCTAGATTCGCAGTTCGAAACCCTTGAGCCACTTGAAGCAGATGAAAATGGCATTGTGCTTGATATTTCTGGCACCCAGCAAGAGATTATGCAGGACGCGCTTGCCCAGCTCAACAGCCTGCGCTAA
- a CDS encoding flavin reductase family protein produces MMTLAPEISRIETASVSDLFKEAFGAQPAGVSIITALDAEGNPVGITASSVNSVSAEPPIVSFSLKGNSGSAAQLLKADTFLIHLLSAENIQLAKNFATSGCPRFADLSTWETLPTGEPLLEGVGRVLRARFHDKIEAGPAILLTAEVLNFIRHDTSGAPVVYHARKFHALGEHSEVN; encoded by the coding sequence ATGATGACTTTGGCACCTGAAATCTCACGCATCGAAACCGCGTCAGTAAGCGACCTTTTCAAAGAGGCGTTTGGCGCTCAGCCCGCAGGCGTTTCGATTATTACCGCCCTTGACGCTGAGGGCAACCCGGTGGGTATCACTGCCTCATCCGTGAACTCCGTATCGGCAGAGCCGCCCATTGTGAGCTTCTCGCTCAAAGGCAACAGCGGTTCGGCGGCGCAACTGCTGAAAGCTGACACCTTTTTGATTCATCTGCTCTCGGCTGAGAACATTCAGCTCGCCAAAAACTTCGCGACCAGCGGCTGCCCTCGCTTCGCAGATCTTTCCACCTGGGAGACGCTGCCCACCGGCGAGCCCCTGCTTGAAGGAGTAGGACGAGTGCTGCGTGCTCGTTTTCACGACAAGATTGAGGCGGGTCCGGCTATCTTACTCACCGCCGAAGTACTGAATTTCATTCGTCACGACACTAGCGGGGCGCCCGTGGTCTACCATGCCCGTAAGTTCCACGCCCTCGGTGAGCACAGCGAAGTCAACTAA
- a CDS encoding GntP family permease, translating to MKIEDWSQTLTAGPLLAIAAAAIALLLLLIIKLKLHAFPSLILVSLLTALAAGIPVAQVVPVMLNGFGSTLASVALLVGLGAMLGVLIQTSGGAQVLATKLIDVFGEKHAPIALGVASMLFGFPIFFDAGLVVMLPIMFSVARWVGGSMLLYGLPTAGAFSVMHVFAPPHPGPVSAATFFNANMGVLLFVGLIVAMLTWYFAVYLFSKYIGKRIHLPVPAILGQEEIQTEPANPPKFSTVVLVLLLPMILIFMNTGLNTLLSSGVLAESTADETWFQSLRMLGETPVALLITTLYAMYTLGTKRGEHKTHLQHTMEGALPAVCSVILITGAGGMFGGVLRTSGIGAALTDSLGGIGVPLILAGFLISGILRIAQGSATVALTTTAGLLAPGVEAGGYNQLQLAALVMAVAAGSIILSHFNDSGFWLMSRFFNMDEKTTLKTWTVMQTLMGVFAFIVAVVIFALASAL from the coding sequence ATGAAAATTGAAGACTGGTCGCAGACCCTGACCGCGGGTCCGCTCCTTGCGATCGCAGCTGCTGCTATTGCCCTGCTCTTGCTGCTGATTATCAAACTCAAACTGCACGCCTTCCCCTCGCTGATTCTGGTGAGCCTACTGACCGCGCTTGCCGCAGGTATTCCTGTGGCGCAGGTGGTGCCGGTGATGCTCAACGGCTTCGGCAGCACGCTTGCCTCTGTTGCCCTGCTTGTGGGCCTGGGTGCGATGCTTGGCGTTCTCATTCAGACCTCCGGTGGCGCTCAGGTGTTGGCTACCAAACTCATCGATGTCTTCGGTGAAAAGCACGCCCCCATTGCGCTGGGCGTTGCATCTATGCTTTTCGGTTTCCCCATTTTCTTCGACGCCGGTCTTGTAGTGATGCTACCGATTATGTTCTCGGTAGCGCGCTGGGTGGGTGGCTCCATGCTGCTTTACGGTCTGCCCACCGCAGGCGCTTTCTCCGTCATGCACGTTTTCGCGCCCCCGCACCCCGGCCCCGTCTCAGCGGCAACCTTCTTCAACGCCAACATGGGCGTCCTACTTTTCGTTGGTCTTATCGTTGCTATGCTGACTTGGTATTTCGCTGTCTACCTCTTTAGTAAATACATCGGCAAGCGCATTCACCTACCCGTTCCCGCCATCCTCGGTCAAGAAGAAATCCAGACAGAACCTGCCAATCCGCCCAAATTCTCCACCGTTGTGTTGGTACTGCTACTGCCCATGATCCTCATCTTCATGAACACCGGCCTCAACACCCTGCTTTCCTCAGGCGTCCTGGCAGAATCCACGGCAGATGAAACCTGGTTCCAGTCCCTGCGTATGCTCGGTGAAACTCCTGTTGCCCTGCTGATTACCACCTTGTACGCCATGTACACCCTGGGCACCAAACGTGGCGAACACAAAACCCACCTGCAACACACCATGGAAGGCGCCCTGCCTGCCGTCTGCTCCGTCATTCTTATCACCGGTGCTGGTGGCATGTTCGGCGGCGTTCTACGCACCTCAGGTATCGGTGCGGCACTGACTGACTCCCTCGGCGGTATCGGCGTTCCCCTGATTCTTGCCGGGTTCCTTATCTCGGGCATCCTGCGTATCGCTCAGGGGTCAGCAACCGTAGCGCTGACCACTACCGCTGGACTGCTCGCACCCGGTGTTGAAGCAGGTGGATACAACCAGCTACAGCTGGCAGCACTTGTGATGGCAGTTGCGGCAGGCTCAATCATTCTGTCTCACTTCAATGATTCCGGCTTCTGGCTCATGAGCCGTTTTTTCAATATGGACGAAAAAACCACCCTCAAAACCTGGACTGTTATGCAGACCCTCATGGGTGTTTTTGCTTTCATCGTTGCAGTCGTTATTTTCGCGTTGGCTAGTGCGCTCTAA
- a CDS encoding DUF2304 domain-containing protein, translating into MPSNIFFLILSLFIFCAVLMLVRSQKMKEKYAALWLIISAITIVLALFPSLLSVVTGFTGVVMPVNLLFLLAIIMLMGVCMHLTLELSKVSDEVRTLAEEIAILKAETLSRSETSRTPGIPLSGRKKTNQ; encoded by the coding sequence ATGCCGTCTAATATTTTCTTTTTGATTCTTTCCCTTTTTATTTTCTGTGCTGTACTGATGCTGGTGCGTAGCCAGAAGATGAAAGAGAAATACGCGGCTTTATGGTTGATTATTTCGGCTATTACTATCGTGCTGGCGCTCTTCCCCTCTCTCTTGTCAGTGGTGACAGGTTTTACCGGCGTCGTTATGCCGGTGAATCTGCTATTTTTACTGGCAATTATCATGCTTATGGGGGTTTGTATGCACCTTACCCTGGAACTATCAAAGGTTTCTGATGAGGTGCGCACCCTTGCCGAGGAGATCGCGATTTTGAAGGCTGAAACCCTTTCGCGTTCGGAGACCTCTCGCACACCAGGTATTCCCCTCAGCGGCAGAAAGAAGACTAACCAGTGA
- a CDS encoding DUF6541 family protein, which produces MWINALLPAALALVVVFVPGLMVTIAARLKGFDAFAIAPAISVAVVAGSAILAPFFGFDWALWLPFVLALFIAVLAALVVWGFDSVGLLDVPSRRRLNSTVDATPMSWSFKGQLWHYLAWALALILLVRNMTNSLGNPEWISQTWDNIFHQNAIRYIADHGNGSALFINSMVSANETPAFYPAAWHDIVSLVFMNTEASVALSTNAVALVVSAVVWPLSALYMLRSIFPLGRFALMLSAVALASFPAYPYLLVFFGVLYPNLLGYSLVPVGIGMMAQLFRVGLVRHLATVQTVYLGIFVALGTAIAHPNAVMSMLVLVTPIFATRLVMQIVSAVQKQTPAWVAVLQVLGLLALFTVVYYLWGVVRPPKEAGDMWHPYMSQGGALGELLSHQVLSLTKPLWLVSALFVVGAYLLVTAKNRLYWLFGTWVVLAYFYIAVRSLDWEDGRYDVVGVWYHDSYRVAALIPLVVLPFIAYLAQHLAEWAQRIYAGWTARRVAAETASYRADVRLRLLPAAGVVAVLVVGGALQTSAPLTKFIDSIFWQYAPEDESPLLGPDEITIFEHLDDYVEEDEKIVVQAFNGGPLAYAYTGREVSAYHALWDMTDDEAYVYQNLNAANEDPKVCEILERENYRYYLEFGHIEVNEADHSVWYPGFEEVVENNVVEETYRAGGAKLYKITACD; this is translated from the coding sequence ATGTGGATCAACGCTTTACTACCTGCTGCGCTGGCACTGGTGGTTGTTTTCGTCCCCGGTCTCATGGTGACCATCGCAGCGCGACTTAAAGGCTTCGACGCTTTTGCTATCGCCCCGGCAATCTCCGTTGCCGTAGTTGCCGGCAGCGCTATACTCGCTCCTTTCTTCGGCTTTGACTGGGCACTGTGGCTGCCCTTCGTGCTCGCCCTTTTTATTGCAGTGCTCGCTGCCTTGGTAGTCTGGGGCTTTGATTCAGTGGGACTGTTGGACGTGCCCTCCCGTCGTCGACTGAACTCCACCGTGGACGCGACCCCTATGAGCTGGTCGTTCAAGGGGCAGCTCTGGCACTATCTCGCGTGGGCGCTGGCACTTATATTGCTTGTGCGTAATATGACTAACTCTTTGGGGAACCCCGAGTGGATTTCACAAACCTGGGACAACATCTTCCACCAGAACGCCATTCGATACATCGCTGATCACGGCAACGGTTCCGCGCTCTTTATCAACAGCATGGTCTCCGCCAATGAAACCCCTGCATTCTACCCGGCAGCCTGGCACGATATTGTTTCACTAGTATTTATGAACACCGAGGCATCTGTTGCGCTCTCGACCAATGCTGTTGCTTTAGTAGTATCAGCGGTTGTGTGGCCGCTTTCGGCTCTCTATATGTTGCGTAGCATTTTTCCGCTGGGTCGCTTCGCCCTGATGCTTTCAGCTGTTGCCCTAGCGTCTTTTCCTGCCTACCCCTATCTTCTGGTGTTCTTCGGCGTTCTCTACCCCAACCTCTTAGGGTATTCGCTGGTGCCGGTTGGTATTGGCATGATGGCGCAACTCTTCCGCGTTGGTTTGGTGCGTCACCTTGCGACGGTGCAGACGGTGTACCTGGGCATTTTCGTCGCCCTAGGTACCGCTATTGCTCACCCCAATGCGGTGATGTCCATGCTGGTTCTAGTGACCCCCATTTTCGCTACCCGCCTGGTGATGCAGATAGTTTCCGCGGTGCAAAAGCAAACCCCCGCTTGGGTTGCAGTGTTGCAGGTTTTGGGTCTGCTCGCCCTTTTTACTGTGGTTTACTACCTGTGGGGAGTGGTACGTCCGCCCAAGGAAGCTGGCGATATGTGGCATCCTTACATGAGCCAGGGTGGAGCTCTGGGTGAGTTGCTGTCTCACCAGGTGCTGTCACTGACTAAGCCGCTGTGGTTGGTGAGTGCGCTCTTTGTGGTTGGCGCTTACCTGCTGGTTACCGCCAAAAACCGCCTCTACTGGCTGTTTGGTACCTGGGTTGTTCTTGCCTATTTCTACATTGCGGTGCGCTCGTTGGATTGGGAGGATGGCCGTTACGATGTGGTGGGCGTCTGGTACCACGATTCCTATAGGGTAGCTGCGCTGATACCTCTGGTAGTTTTGCCATTTATTGCATACTTGGCACAGCATTTAGCTGAGTGGGCACAGAGAATTTATGCTGGTTGGACTGCGCGCAGGGTTGCAGCTGAGACTGCCTCGTATCGGGCGGACGTGCGTCTGCGGCTTCTGCCGGCTGCCGGTGTAGTTGCTGTGCTTGTGGTGGGTGGTGCCCTCCAAACATCAGCGCCGTTGACGAAATTTATTGACAGTATTTTCTGGCAGTATGCCCCCGAAGATGAGTCACCCCTGCTGGGTCCTGATGAGATCACCATCTTTGAACACCTCGATGACTATGTTGAAGAGGACGAAAAGATTGTGGTGCAAGCGTTCAACGGTGGTCCGCTTGCTTACGCCTACACTGGTCGTGAGGTCAGTGCCTACCATGCCCTGTGGGACATGACGGACGATGAAGCCTACGTTTATCAGAACCTTAATGCCGCCAATGAGGACCCTAAAGTCTGTGAGATTTTAGAGCGCGAGAACTACCGTTACTACCTGGAATTTGGACACATTGAGGTCAATGAAGCTGACCATTCTGTCTGGTATCCGGGTTTCGAAGAGGTTGTTGAGAATAATGTGGTTGAAGAGACCTACCGCGCCGGTGGTGCCAAACTCTACAAGATTACTGCCTGCGATTAG
- a CDS encoding amino acid permease: MASPEHVKDPSDAYAHEQVGFKQGLKPRQIQMIAMGGSIGTGLFLGAGGRLADAGPSLFVLYAIAGFFGYLILRQLGELVAYRPSSGSFVSYTREFYGEKSAYFVGWMYWLSWAATAIVDATAIAIYFRWFGQYIEAINDIPQWAIALVVVVVVVAMNLVSVKLFGELEFWFALIKVGSLVVFMIIGIFFVIFGTPNGNPTGFSLIADNGGLLPNGLMPALVVSQGVIFAYSGIELVGTASGETKDARTAIPRAVNTVVWRIAIFYVGSILLLTLLLPHTAYSADESPFVTFFDSIGVGYAAPIMQLVVITAAASSLNAGLYSTGRIMHSMSLNGSAPLFAGKLSRSGVPYGGILLTGIVSIIGVGLNWWVPAQAFEIVLNISAIAIIIGWAAITLPHMKFVALARAGKYIRPHYQAPLAPVSNWVTLAFLLSVMVLVAFDYPVGTYTMASMAVVLPLMALGWFFVRTRVADVAARRADAHDDSTTTITLP; encoded by the coding sequence ATGGCTTCACCAGAACACGTGAAAGACCCCAGCGACGCCTACGCCCACGAACAAGTTGGTTTCAAACAGGGGCTCAAACCCCGCCAAATCCAGATGATTGCCATGGGCGGCTCCATCGGCACCGGTCTCTTCCTGGGTGCGGGCGGACGCCTGGCGGACGCTGGCCCTTCCCTCTTTGTGCTCTACGCTATCGCCGGTTTCTTCGGCTACCTGATTCTACGTCAGCTGGGCGAACTGGTTGCCTACCGACCCTCGTCCGGCTCATTCGTCTCATACACCCGTGAGTTCTACGGCGAAAAATCCGCCTACTTCGTGGGCTGGATGTACTGGCTCTCCTGGGCTGCAACCGCCATCGTAGATGCCACCGCGATTGCCATCTACTTTCGCTGGTTTGGGCAGTACATCGAGGCAATCAACGATATTCCCCAATGGGCCATCGCCCTCGTTGTAGTGGTAGTTGTGGTTGCCATGAACCTCGTATCGGTCAAACTCTTTGGCGAACTTGAGTTCTGGTTCGCGCTGATTAAGGTCGGTTCGCTCGTGGTCTTTATGATCATCGGTATCTTCTTCGTCATCTTCGGAACCCCCAACGGTAACCCCACCGGGTTCTCACTCATCGCCGACAACGGCGGCTTACTGCCCAACGGACTGATGCCCGCGCTGGTAGTTTCTCAGGGCGTCATCTTTGCTTACTCGGGTATTGAACTGGTCGGTACCGCATCGGGCGAAACAAAGGACGCGCGCACCGCCATTCCGCGCGCCGTCAACACCGTGGTCTGGCGCATCGCAATCTTCTACGTCGGTTCAATTCTGTTGCTAACCCTGCTACTGCCGCACACCGCATACTCCGCCGACGAGTCACCCTTTGTGACCTTCTTCGACTCCATCGGTGTTGGATATGCAGCCCCCATTATGCAGCTTGTTGTCATCACAGCGGCAGCATCATCACTCAACGCGGGTCTATACTCCACCGGGCGCATTATGCACTCCATGTCGCTCAACGGCTCAGCGCCCCTGTTTGCCGGCAAACTCTCCCGCTCAGGCGTACCCTACGGCGGCATTCTACTCACCGGTATTGTTTCCATTATTGGTGTGGGTCTTAACTGGTGGGTTCCCGCTCAAGCATTTGAAATTGTGCTCAACATTTCTGCCATTGCTATCATCATTGGCTGGGCGGCTATCACCCTGCCCCATATGAAGTTCGTTGCCCTGGCTCGCGCGGGCAAGTACATACGTCCGCACTACCAGGCGCCCCTAGCGCCCGTGAGCAACTGGGTGACCCTCGCCTTCCTCTTGTCAGTGATGGTTCTTGTTGCTTTTGATTACCCGGTGGGAACCTACACTATGGCGTCAATGGCTGTAGTGCTGCCGCTAATGGCTCTGGGCTGGTTCTTTGTGCGGACGCGCGTAGCCGACGTAGCGGCACGGCGAGCTGACGCACATGATGACTCAACCACAACCATCACTCTGCCCTAA